One stretch of Trichocoleus desertorum ATA4-8-CV12 DNA includes these proteins:
- a CDS encoding Crp/Fnr family transcriptional regulator produces the protein MDSTSTQLLKGQQIKNRLLAKVSNEELELLRPHLEEVELTHGQPLIMPYEPIPYIYFPTTALASLVTVLEDGASVESGSVGCEGVVGLPVFLDAGITPMQNMVQIPGQGIRVRSDIAKAAFDRRGGFYDLIHRYTHTVLVVASQSAACNRHHAIKTRLCRWLLMSSDGVGSDELALTQEFLATMLGVRRSGVTEAALQLQQDQLITYSRGKIQILDRDRLEASACECYKAVKKEFSRLLSLKSDHLS, from the coding sequence ATGGATTCAACATCGACTCAACTCCTAAAAGGCCAGCAAATCAAAAATCGCTTGCTGGCTAAAGTATCCAATGAAGAGCTGGAACTTCTGCGTCCGCATCTAGAAGAGGTTGAGCTGACTCATGGTCAGCCTCTGATTATGCCCTATGAGCCGATTCCCTACATCTACTTTCCAACTACGGCACTCGCTTCTTTAGTGACGGTGTTGGAGGATGGGGCAAGTGTAGAGTCTGGTTCGGTCGGCTGTGAAGGCGTTGTGGGTTTGCCTGTCTTCTTGGATGCTGGCATAACTCCGATGCAGAACATGGTCCAGATTCCCGGTCAAGGCATACGAGTTAGGTCAGACATTGCCAAAGCGGCCTTCGATCGCAGGGGAGGCTTCTACGACCTGATTCACCGTTATACCCACACCGTCCTTGTTGTTGCTTCTCAATCAGCCGCTTGTAACCGCCATCACGCCATAAAAACGCGGCTCTGTCGCTGGCTACTAATGAGTAGTGATGGAGTGGGTTCAGACGAGTTGGCTTTAACTCAGGAGTTTTTGGCAACGATGCTAGGAGTGAGGCGCTCCGGAGTGACGGAAGCAGCTCTACAACTACAGCAAGACCAGTTGATTACCTATAGTCGCGGCAAGATCCAGATTCTAGACCGCGATCGCCTAGAAGCATCAGCCTGCGAGTGCTACAAGGCAGTCAAAAAGGAATTTAGTCGCCTATTGAGCCTGAAAAGTGATCACCTAAGTTAG
- a CDS encoding polyamine aminopropyltransferase — protein MASLGQATMQAGEPELSLSRRQRHLLLAATAISSSCGLAIELLLGTLASYLVGNQALAYGVAVGGFLAAMGVGSYLSRFIAVPESGKELVGVESESDRLRQEQQQLLNAFAQIELAIAPLSALLPLGLFILFVVNGPVWIGLFLVTLLLGTLAGLEVPLLTRVLEQEAGVRDALSGVLALDYLGALVGSLALPVVLLPTVGMFPAAALIGALPALMVFALGRTFPQLRRWRRWGLVVCFGLFALAPLTVPLGDRLENTLYNAPVISRIQSPYQRIVLTRQAGDVRLFLDGDLQFSTLDEYRYHEALVHPAMSASRDRRRVLLMGAGDGLALREVLKWPEVERVLLIDLDAAVINLARRHPFLVQANAHALDDPRVEVRQADAFLTVPTLPETFDVIIADFPDPDRDTLAKLYAQGFYQRLLPRLAPAGVLVTQASSPFFAPRAFACVAATLESVGLSVHPYVTDVPSFGPWGFVLAMRAPLQAATLRLPVATKFLTEPLLQQLFQLPKDVQLGNVEINRLANPVLVKYQADPRWAAYH, from the coding sequence ATGGCATCTCTAGGGCAAGCGACCATGCAGGCTGGGGAGCCAGAACTCAGTCTAAGTCGGCGGCAGCGGCATTTGTTGTTAGCGGCGACGGCGATTTCTTCCAGTTGCGGATTAGCGATTGAACTGCTGCTGGGCACTTTGGCGAGCTACTTAGTCGGCAATCAAGCGCTCGCTTATGGGGTGGCAGTGGGTGGCTTTTTAGCCGCAATGGGAGTTGGGTCTTATTTGAGCCGATTCATTGCAGTTCCTGAATCAGGCAAGGAGCTAGTCGGTGTTGAGTCAGAGAGCGATCGCCTGCGACAGGAGCAGCAGCAACTCCTAAATGCTTTTGCTCAGATTGAACTCGCGATCGCTCCGCTGAGTGCGCTGTTGCCATTAGGACTATTCATTTTATTTGTGGTCAATGGGCCTGTCTGGATTGGTTTGTTTCTAGTGACGTTGCTGTTGGGCACCCTGGCAGGCTTGGAAGTACCGCTGCTGACTCGGGTGCTGGAGCAAGAGGCAGGAGTACGAGATGCTCTCTCTGGGGTTTTAGCGCTGGATTACTTGGGCGCACTGGTAGGCTCGTTGGCGCTGCCTGTGGTTTTGTTACCTACAGTAGGGATGTTTCCTGCGGCGGCGTTGATTGGGGCGTTACCTGCTCTCATGGTGTTTGCCCTCGGTCGAACTTTTCCCCAACTACGACGTTGGCGACGCTGGGGGCTAGTGGTTTGTTTTGGCCTCTTTGCCTTGGCTCCGCTGACGGTACCATTGGGCGATCGCTTGGAAAACACGCTCTACAATGCTCCGGTGATTAGCCGCATCCAGTCACCCTATCAGCGGATTGTGCTGACTCGCCAAGCGGGAGATGTGCGCCTGTTTCTGGATGGAGATTTGCAGTTCTCCACTCTAGATGAGTACCGCTACCACGAAGCCCTGGTACATCCCGCCATGAGTGCCAGTCGCGATCGCCGTCGGGTATTACTCATGGGCGCAGGCGATGGTTTGGCGTTGCGGGAAGTGCTGAAATGGCCAGAGGTAGAGCGGGTGTTGTTAATTGACCTAGATGCAGCAGTGATTAATTTGGCGCGACGACATCCTTTTCTCGTGCAAGCCAATGCTCACGCTTTGGATGATCCGCGTGTAGAGGTCAGACAGGCGGACGCTTTCTTAACTGTACCGACGCTGCCCGAAACCTTTGATGTGATTATTGCAGACTTTCCAGACCCCGACCGAGACACACTCGCCAAACTCTATGCTCAAGGCTTTTATCAACGTCTGTTACCACGCTTAGCGCCTGCTGGAGTATTGGTGACGCAGGCATCGAGTCCATTTTTTGCCCCGCGAGCTTTTGCTTGTGTTGCCGCGACGCTGGAGTCGGTTGGTTTATCGGTGCATCCTTACGTCACGGATGTACCGAGTTTTGGGCCTTGGGGCTTTGTTTTGGCAATGCGTGCCCCCTTGCAAGCTGCAACTCTAAGGTTACCTGTTGCCACCAAGTTTTTGACGGAGCCACTGTTGCAACAACTATTCCAACTGCCTAAAGATGTGCAACTTGGCAATGTAGAAATCAATCGCTTAGCGAACCCAGTGCTGGTGAAGTATCAAGCTGATCCACGTTGGGCCGCTTATCACTAA